A single window of Syntrophotalea acetylenica DNA harbors:
- a CDS encoding homocysteine S-methyltransferase family protein yields MADFVNAIKQRVLILDGAMGTMLQERGLKAGGCPEEMNLSAPHVVEAVHREYAEAGADIIVSNSFGGSRLKLAHYGLEHRVREINAGAVELARRAAGEGRFVAASMGPTGRFLQPVGDAGFDEMVEVFGEQVRAFAEAGADLITLETFLDIAELRAAVIACHEFSDLPVMALMTFEDAGRSVLGTSPEAAAVTLEGLGVTVVGSNCGLGVEGIHDVLARMRKVCATPLIAQPNAGLPQLIDGRTVFNATPQDMVAYHQRLLDIGVRVIGGCCGTTPAHISAMRQALQGLTQDWTPPPRRCLLSSRTSVAEIGGQAACAIIGERINPTGRKAYAQELREGKTAYVRREAQVQVAAGAHLLDVNCGAPGVDEPAALERAVLAIEGVTQVPLVLDSSDPAALERGLKVADGKVLINSVSGEAKSLQGILPLARKYGAAVIALALDGSGIPETAEERLSVARRIRDAALQSGIAPQDIVVDCLTLTVSAEQKRAMETIRTLRLVRDELGMATALGVSNISFGLPCRPVLSSVFFAMALEAGLSAAIINPRDERMMDAYRAAMVLLGKDLRAERYIAAYADVASAPPASATPDIAVGIRERLSAAIIEGDKDGVVTLVEQALGEGLDTAAISNEGLLPGLEEVGRRFGENRIFLPQVMQSAETMQAAFARLKQEMHGSAVASLGRILMATVEGDIHDIGKNIVCTLLENHGFEVIDLGKNVPAERILQKALELQVDAVGLSALMTTTIEQMRVTIARLREAGVKVLTMVGGAVVTQEYADEIGADMYAADALEAVAKAKQLLADRR; encoded by the coding sequence ATGGCCGATTTTGTCAACGCCATCAAGCAGCGCGTTCTGATCCTGGATGGTGCCATGGGTACCATGCTGCAGGAGCGCGGCCTCAAGGCCGGCGGCTGCCCGGAAGAGATGAACCTGAGTGCTCCGCATGTTGTGGAAGCGGTGCATCGGGAGTACGCCGAGGCTGGCGCCGATATCATTGTCTCCAACAGCTTCGGCGGCAGCCGTTTGAAACTGGCTCATTACGGGCTGGAACACCGGGTGCGCGAGATCAACGCCGGCGCTGTGGAACTGGCGCGTCGTGCTGCCGGCGAGGGGCGCTTCGTGGCTGCGTCCATGGGACCGACGGGGCGCTTTTTGCAGCCGGTGGGGGATGCCGGCTTCGATGAAATGGTCGAGGTGTTTGGCGAGCAGGTGCGCGCTTTTGCCGAGGCCGGCGCTGACCTGATCACCCTGGAGACGTTTCTGGACATCGCCGAATTGCGCGCAGCGGTGATCGCCTGCCATGAATTCTCCGATCTGCCGGTCATGGCCCTGATGACCTTTGAGGACGCGGGCCGCAGCGTGCTTGGCACCTCGCCGGAAGCCGCCGCCGTGACCCTCGAAGGTCTGGGCGTGACGGTGGTCGGTTCCAATTGCGGGCTGGGTGTGGAAGGTATCCATGATGTGCTGGCCCGCATGCGCAAGGTCTGCGCGACGCCCCTGATCGCCCAGCCAAATGCCGGATTGCCGCAGCTGATCGACGGGCGTACGGTGTTCAATGCCACCCCGCAGGACATGGTGGCCTATCACCAGCGGTTGCTCGACATTGGCGTGCGGGTCATCGGCGGCTGCTGCGGCACCACTCCCGCCCATATTTCCGCCATGCGCCAGGCATTGCAGGGCCTGACACAGGACTGGACCCCGCCGCCGCGGCGCTGCCTGCTGTCGAGCCGCACCTCGGTGGCTGAAATCGGCGGACAGGCCGCCTGTGCCATAATCGGTGAACGCATCAACCCCACCGGGCGCAAAGCCTATGCCCAGGAACTGCGCGAGGGGAAAACCGCCTATGTCCGGCGCGAGGCCCAGGTTCAGGTGGCCGCCGGCGCCCATTTGCTGGATGTCAATTGCGGAGCTCCCGGTGTCGACGAGCCTGCCGCCCTGGAACGGGCGGTGCTGGCGATCGAAGGGGTGACGCAGGTGCCGCTGGTGCTCGATTCCTCCGATCCGGCGGCGCTGGAGCGGGGGCTTAAGGTCGCCGATGGCAAGGTGCTGATCAATTCCGTGTCGGGGGAAGCAAAGAGCCTGCAAGGGATTCTGCCCTTGGCCAGAAAGTACGGCGCGGCGGTGATTGCTCTGGCGCTCGACGGTTCAGGCATCCCCGAAACCGCCGAGGAACGCCTGTCGGTGGCTCGGCGCATTCGCGACGCGGCCCTGCAGTCTGGCATAGCGCCGCAGGATATCGTGGTGGATTGCCTGACTCTGACCGTGTCGGCGGAGCAGAAGCGGGCCATGGAGACCATCCGCACCCTGCGCCTGGTTCGTGACGAGCTGGGCATGGCGACGGCGCTGGGAGTCAGCAATATTTCCTTCGGGCTGCCGTGTCGCCCGGTACTGTCTTCGGTGTTTTTCGCCATGGCCCTTGAGGCCGGACTTTCGGCGGCGATCATCAATCCCCGCGACGAACGCATGATGGATGCCTACCGTGCCGCCATGGTGCTGCTCGGCAAGGATCTTCGGGCCGAGCGATATATCGCCGCGTACGCCGATGTCGCTTCCGCGCCACCGGCATCCGCCACCCCCGATATCGCCGTCGGGATCCGCGAACGTCTTTCTGCGGCGATTATCGAAGGCGACAAGGATGGCGTTGTGACCCTGGTCGAACAGGCCCTTGGCGAAGGCCTCGATACGGCGGCCATCAGCAACGAGGGTCTGCTTCCCGGCCTGGAGGAGGTCGGCCGGCGGTTTGGCGAAAACCGCATTTTCCTGCCTCAGGTCATGCAGTCGGCGGAAACCATGCAGGCGGCCTTCGCGCGCCTCAAGCAGGAAATGCACGGTTCGGCCGTCGCATCCCTGGGGCGTATTCTGATGGCGACCGTTGAAGGGGATATCCACGATATCGGCAAGAATATCGTTTGTACCCTGCTGGAGAATCACGGTTTCGAAGTGATCGACCTGGGCAAGAACGTGCCGGCCGAGCGTATTCTGCAAAAGGCTCTGGAGCTGCAAGTCGATGCCGTGGGCCTGTCGGCCCTGATGACCACCACCATCGAACAGATGCGGGTGACGATCGCACGCCTGCGGGAAGCGGGCGTCAAGGTCCTGACCATGGTTGGCGGTGCGGTGGTGACCCAGGAATACGCCGATGAGATCGGCGCCGACATGTATGCTGCCGATGCCCTGGAGGCCGTGGCCAAAGCGAAGCAGCTGTTGGCTGACAGACGCTGA
- a CDS encoding GerMN domain-containing protein, which yields MEPASRRYLIPLLMLLLLAAGLFAYQATRRAKQHSPPSAVSVEPLPQREVILYFASRNGMGLVAEARDVADAGENRLAEEIIRELGDGPDGDLVPVLPAGAVLRGYSELDGVATLDFSRELVSAHPGGSMSELLTVYGLANSLAVNVPHIRKVRILVEGQAVETLKGHVDLRQPVAADFRFTDPAAENAAATPQENL from the coding sequence GCTGTTGCTACTGGCCGCCGGATTGTTTGCCTACCAGGCCACACGCAGGGCCAAGCAGCATTCGCCTCCTTCAGCCGTAAGCGTCGAGCCGTTGCCGCAGCGCGAAGTCATTCTGTATTTCGCCAGCCGTAATGGCATGGGCCTGGTCGCTGAAGCCCGCGACGTTGCGGATGCCGGGGAAAATCGCCTGGCAGAGGAAATCATCCGGGAACTGGGCGACGGACCGGACGGCGATCTGGTTCCGGTTCTGCCAGCGGGTGCCGTGCTGCGTGGCTACAGTGAACTGGACGGGGTTGCAACCCTCGACTTCAGCCGCGAGCTGGTTTCCGCGCATCCGGGCGGCAGCATGTCAGAACTGCTGACGGTTTACGGTCTGGCCAACAGCCTGGCCGTAAACGTTCCGCACATCCGGAAAGTACGCATTCTGGTGGAGGGGCAGGCCGTGGAAACCCTCAAGGGCCACGTCGATCTGCGCCAGCCGGTTGCCGCCGATTTCCGTTTTACCGACCCGGCCGCCGAGAACGCGGCAGCCACCCCACAGGAGAACTTGTAA